Proteins co-encoded in one Kribbella solani genomic window:
- a CDS encoding IclR family transcriptional regulator — MQETRDEVRRGSVQSIDRAVAILRCFDVRTPDLGISDLARATGLSTSTVHRLLLAMQENGLVRQTAHRRYAIGPLVAQLAHSGGIPAGLRDAAMPVLRGLRDDTGETAAVHELLPSGQRVVLDQVESHHQLRRTYTEFGLPVALPLGAPGKALLAFLPFEQQQEVLAGPLEQVLPATITDPVVLAEQFAEIRRRGYAMSRTERTPGICSVAAPVFGYTGQVAGCLSVSGPEMRMPVEQLEAYGMRVAAGAWSVSELLGATPAARDRGTALAGGR, encoded by the coding sequence ATGCAGGAAACGCGGGATGAGGTACGCCGGGGGTCGGTGCAGTCCATCGATCGGGCCGTGGCGATCTTGCGGTGCTTCGACGTGCGGACGCCGGATCTCGGGATCAGTGACTTGGCGCGGGCGACCGGGTTGTCGACCAGTACGGTGCACCGGTTGTTGCTGGCGATGCAGGAGAACGGCCTGGTTCGGCAGACGGCCCACCGGCGGTACGCGATCGGGCCGCTGGTTGCGCAGTTGGCGCACAGCGGTGGGATACCGGCGGGGCTGCGGGACGCTGCGATGCCGGTACTGCGGGGGCTCCGGGACGACACGGGGGAGACCGCGGCAGTGCATGAGCTGCTCCCGTCGGGGCAGCGGGTAGTGCTGGATCAGGTCGAGAGCCACCACCAACTCCGCCGGACGTACACCGAGTTCGGGCTGCCGGTCGCGTTGCCGCTGGGTGCCCCGGGGAAGGCGCTGCTCGCGTTCCTACCGTTCGAGCAGCAGCAGGAAGTGCTGGCAGGGCCGCTGGAGCAGGTGCTACCAGCCACGATCACCGACCCGGTAGTACTCGCGGAGCAGTTCGCGGAGATCCGCCGGCGCGGGTACGCGATGTCGCGGACCGAGCGGACGCCGGGGATCTGCAGTGTCGCGGCGCCGGTGTTCGGCTACACCGGTCAGGTCGCCGGCTGTCTGAGTGTGTCCGGACCCGAGATGCGGATGCCGGTGGAGCAGTTGGAGGCGTACGGGATGCGGGTGGCTGCTGGTGCCTGGTCGGTGTCCGAGTTGCTGGGAGCCACTCCAGCCGCCCGGGATCGCGGTACGGCGCTGGCCGGCGGCCGGTGA
- a CDS encoding MFS transporter, which yields MSQARSLWKIAPAVYLPALLYGIGQGAIAPVVALSATQRGASVAVAGLVVAAAGLGQVIGDIPAGALTNRIGERSAMLYATVFVSLALAACLVVPNVWGLAIAIGCTGLAGAVWGLARQAYLSEAVPIELRARALSTLGGVQRIGSFIGPFLGAGAMKFFGTDGAYWVHLVAAVLACGVLVSLPNVTHARGRGPVAAQSTWGVIRDHLPVLRTLGVGALLVGAVRASRQVVIPLWALHIGLDAQTTSIIFGLSGAVDMLLFYPAGSVMDRLGRKWVAVPSMFVLGLAHLLLPLTHTTATLTAVALLMGIGNGLGAGVIMTLGADASPAVGRAQFLGAFRLFADTGNGAGPLLLAGATALLGLGPAIVIMAGTGWAAATAMHRWIPPHPRTTAV from the coding sequence ATGTCGCAGGCGCGAAGTCTGTGGAAGATCGCACCAGCCGTCTACCTACCTGCCCTGCTCTACGGCATCGGCCAGGGCGCTATCGCTCCTGTAGTGGCCTTGTCGGCTACGCAACGAGGCGCGTCGGTAGCTGTCGCCGGTCTGGTCGTCGCAGCTGCCGGGCTGGGCCAGGTGATCGGTGACATCCCCGCGGGTGCGCTGACGAACCGCATCGGGGAGCGCAGCGCGATGCTGTACGCCACGGTGTTCGTTTCACTCGCACTGGCTGCCTGTCTGGTCGTACCGAACGTCTGGGGCCTGGCCATCGCCATCGGCTGCACCGGACTGGCTGGTGCGGTCTGGGGCCTTGCCCGCCAGGCGTACCTGAGTGAGGCCGTACCAATCGAGCTGCGTGCCCGCGCCCTGTCCACACTGGGTGGCGTACAGCGGATCGGCTCCTTCATCGGCCCGTTCCTCGGCGCCGGTGCGATGAAGTTCTTCGGTACGGACGGCGCGTACTGGGTGCACCTGGTCGCCGCAGTACTTGCGTGTGGCGTACTGGTCAGCCTGCCCAATGTCACACACGCCCGCGGCCGCGGACCAGTCGCTGCACAATCCACCTGGGGTGTCATCCGCGACCACCTGCCTGTACTACGTACGCTCGGCGTCGGTGCACTTCTGGTAGGAGCAGTACGTGCGTCGCGGCAGGTTGTGATTCCGCTGTGGGCACTGCACATCGGACTGGATGCACAGACGACCAGCATCATCTTCGGTCTGTCCGGTGCGGTCGACATGCTGCTGTTCTATCCAGCAGGTTCGGTGATGGACCGCCTCGGCCGGAAGTGGGTCGCCGTACCGTCCATGTTCGTACTGGGCCTGGCGCACTTGTTGCTGCCGCTCACTCACACGACTGCCACGCTGACCGCTGTCGCACTGCTGATGGGCATCGGGAACGGTCTGGGCGCCGGGGTGATCATGACACTCGGCGCGGACGCGTCACCAGCGGTCGGTAGAGCACAGTTCCTCGGGGCGTTCCGCCTCTTCGCCGACACAGGAAACGGCGCCGGACCGCTGTTACTGGCCGGCGCCACTGCCCTGCTGGGGCTGGGCCCAGCGATCGTCATCATGGCCGGCACCGGCTGGGCCGCTGCCACCGCAATGCACCGCTGGATACCCCCACACCCACGTACTACTGCTGTTTGA
- a CDS encoding RICIN domain-containing protein, whose amino-acid sequence MWGVRRRFTAYVSAFALAVPLAAAATTSAGSADAAAAGSTAAAGAGSGAAAGVAEPRQSAAEQALMASPDARAVLTARRTGKPQELVSMRTETGQVFANPDGTKTMEQHATPVRVRKGTGWTAPDPTLRRQPDGTVRPIATVSPIILSGGGSSDLLTIGKPNARVHLGWPGTLPKPVLSGDTATYPEVLPGIDLQLKVGVDRFSHLLVVKNRAAAANPALRRLHYPIRGEGVRLRVAADGSTVATGNDGEVVYSADPPTMWDASSTTKPRHARLGIRKTARELVLTPDLKLLADPAVKFPVSIDPSMSGTLVNWLHVNERSGGVDGWTYDRNDEGAKVGRAYQDTANLYRSMFLLNTTSGAMTIGGSTILSAQFRITLNKTPHGTPEPVELWQVNDLNTADHNLNWTTTAGFWKTRLDTRSGEAYPWTEDNPMEFGDPNGPSALSSVLQGVADARRTTVSLGLKAPDESTSAAAQWQWKKFHPNTAVLAIRYNTTPRVPKGLTMTRPRPCGTGAAPTRIPTTTPQWAAVANDPDIGDSVTTTLQIRNAAGAVAYESKVGPTVSGAAFSWPEVPAGKLTAGVVYSYRAFADDAIATSPSTSDCYFVIDSTSPNVPVIVSTDFPDGQDPVTEARVAGNVTFKPGGTPADTDVAEYNYGFQGDTLTARVKANADGTATIPITVHPDPETGVPALRLYVRAVDKAGNYSQTRQAWELSAKFPAPGTTPPHVRADANGDGKADVTAVLDHGFGRTAIWNITSKDNSFASGVMALDTGEGTGFALSNIKPVQGDLDGDGRTDMAVFREGAGRQVWLYPFPSDGNEYVAPAAAWTSGPNGWPLNTARPIAADVDGDGKDDIVVQKAGTGDNWQALVFLAANGFKSPVSWVQAAAGNTWSQSTPLLADIDGDGKADLLSMRNQTGCRTTVDLYKSTGTAFAAPTTIYDSGAGGYCWDKSRAVVADPDGDGRDDIVALYENAPTDASLVVLKSNGTALTKTDWGRTSGLELAKATLVAGDYDGDHKEDAAILYAGDNGSRQVYEFRSTGTAFADRSLAWSGAVDAVTGPKFSLEHRQYELVNKNSGKCLNVHFADPNDGQEFVQYQCLPVDLNARFRLMPVPGTDQYSVRPAHTAVGDGPVKCLDTLNGSTEDNTKMIQYACGGGTGEPFAWQQVTFTYVDGAAYDTVVQLKLAHSGKCVAVADARLDDTAPVVQQTCGQSTNQQWILRPAFNADQLGAGGAGRYRTEAATSNQRVLDITDCHKEPGSQVRMWDWVTGSPCQKWKLESLGDDVYKIIDPNSGNALEVQGCSKLPRATVFAFPSNASPCERWRIEPTPDGSYSVIAVSSGLSLDVAGCSSAAGAEVITWFYHGGPCQRWYFKQQ is encoded by the coding sequence ATGTGGGGTGTCAGGAGGCGGTTCACGGCGTACGTGTCGGCGTTCGCGCTGGCCGTACCGCTAGCGGCAGCCGCGACCACGTCCGCGGGGTCTGCCGACGCCGCTGCAGCGGGTTCCACCGCAGCCGCCGGCGCGGGTTCCGGCGCGGCCGCCGGCGTCGCGGAGCCGCGGCAGAGCGCTGCCGAGCAGGCGCTGATGGCGTCCCCGGACGCCCGCGCGGTGCTGACCGCGCGCCGGACCGGCAAACCCCAGGAACTCGTGTCGATGCGAACCGAGACCGGCCAGGTGTTCGCGAACCCGGACGGCACCAAGACAATGGAACAGCACGCCACGCCGGTACGGGTCCGAAAGGGAACCGGCTGGACCGCTCCCGATCCGACCTTGCGGCGCCAGCCCGACGGAACGGTCCGTCCGATCGCCACGGTCTCCCCGATCATCCTGTCCGGCGGTGGCTCCAGTGACTTGCTGACGATCGGCAAGCCGAACGCCCGCGTACACCTCGGCTGGCCAGGCACCTTGCCGAAGCCCGTGCTCTCCGGCGATACCGCGACGTACCCGGAGGTCCTCCCAGGCATCGATCTGCAGCTCAAGGTCGGCGTGGACCGCTTCTCGCACCTGCTCGTGGTGAAAAACCGCGCCGCCGCGGCGAACCCCGCGCTGCGCCGCCTGCACTACCCGATCCGTGGCGAGGGCGTCCGTCTCCGGGTCGCGGCCGACGGCTCAACAGTTGCTACCGGCAACGACGGCGAGGTCGTGTACTCGGCTGATCCGCCGACGATGTGGGACGCGTCCAGTACGACGAAACCCCGGCACGCCCGGCTCGGCATCCGGAAGACCGCCCGGGAGCTCGTACTGACCCCGGATCTGAAGCTGCTCGCCGATCCGGCCGTCAAGTTCCCGGTCTCGATCGATCCGTCCATGTCCGGCACGCTGGTCAACTGGTTGCACGTCAACGAACGCTCCGGCGGCGTCGACGGTTGGACGTACGACCGCAACGACGAAGGCGCGAAGGTCGGCCGCGCGTACCAGGACACCGCCAACCTGTACCGCTCGATGTTCCTGCTCAACACCACCAGCGGCGCGATGACGATCGGTGGCAGCACGATCCTCAGCGCCCAGTTCCGGATCACGCTGAACAAGACCCCGCACGGTACGCCGGAGCCGGTCGAACTGTGGCAGGTGAACGACCTGAACACCGCCGACCACAACCTGAACTGGACCACCACCGCCGGCTTCTGGAAGACCCGGTTGGACACCCGCTCCGGCGAGGCGTACCCGTGGACCGAGGACAACCCGATGGAGTTCGGCGATCCGAACGGTCCGAGCGCGCTGAGCTCCGTACTGCAGGGTGTTGCCGACGCGCGGCGGACGACGGTGTCCCTCGGACTGAAGGCACCGGACGAGAGCACCAGCGCGGCGGCCCAGTGGCAGTGGAAGAAGTTCCACCCGAACACCGCCGTGCTCGCGATCCGCTACAACACCACGCCGCGGGTGCCGAAAGGACTGACGATGACCCGGCCGCGCCCGTGCGGTACGGGGGCGGCACCGACTCGGATCCCGACCACGACCCCGCAGTGGGCGGCGGTCGCGAACGATCCGGACATCGGCGACTCGGTCACCACCACGCTGCAGATCCGCAACGCCGCCGGTGCGGTGGCGTACGAGAGCAAGGTCGGCCCGACTGTCAGTGGCGCGGCGTTCTCCTGGCCGGAGGTGCCGGCCGGGAAGCTCACCGCCGGTGTCGTGTACAGCTATCGCGCGTTCGCGGACGATGCGATCGCGACCAGCCCGAGTACGTCCGACTGCTATTTCGTCATCGACTCCACGTCCCCGAACGTACCCGTGATCGTCTCGACAGACTTCCCGGACGGCCAGGACCCGGTGACGGAGGCGCGGGTCGCGGGCAACGTCACCTTCAAGCCGGGAGGTACACCGGCTGACACGGACGTGGCCGAGTACAACTACGGGTTCCAGGGCGACACGCTGACCGCGCGGGTGAAGGCGAACGCCGACGGCACCGCCACGATTCCGATCACCGTGCATCCCGATCCGGAGACTGGCGTACCGGCGCTGCGGTTGTACGTGCGTGCCGTCGACAAAGCGGGCAACTACAGCCAGACCAGGCAGGCGTGGGAGTTGTCCGCGAAGTTCCCCGCGCCTGGTACGACCCCACCGCACGTACGCGCCGATGCGAACGGCGACGGGAAAGCCGATGTGACCGCCGTACTCGACCATGGGTTCGGCCGGACGGCGATCTGGAACATCACCTCGAAGGACAACAGCTTCGCGTCCGGTGTGATGGCTCTGGACACCGGTGAGGGCACTGGGTTCGCGCTGTCGAACATCAAGCCGGTGCAGGGCGATCTGGACGGCGACGGGCGTACTGACATGGCTGTCTTCCGCGAAGGCGCCGGGCGGCAGGTCTGGCTGTACCCGTTCCCGTCGGACGGCAACGAGTACGTGGCACCGGCTGCCGCGTGGACCAGCGGACCGAACGGCTGGCCGTTGAACACTGCCCGGCCGATCGCTGCTGATGTCGACGGTGACGGGAAGGACGACATCGTCGTGCAGAAGGCAGGTACTGGAGACAACTGGCAGGCGCTGGTGTTCCTGGCCGCCAACGGGTTCAAGAGCCCGGTCAGCTGGGTGCAGGCTGCGGCTGGCAACACCTGGTCGCAGAGCACACCGCTGCTGGCTGACATCGACGGTGACGGCAAAGCGGACCTGTTGAGCATGCGGAACCAGACTGGCTGCCGAACGACGGTTGACCTGTACAAGTCAACCGGTACTGCGTTTGCCGCACCGACGACGATCTACGACTCTGGTGCGGGTGGGTACTGCTGGGACAAGAGCAGGGCGGTAGTGGCTGACCCGGACGGCGACGGGCGTGACGACATCGTCGCGTTGTACGAGAACGCACCCACCGACGCCAGCCTGGTCGTACTGAAGTCGAACGGCACTGCACTCACCAAGACGGACTGGGGTCGTACGTCCGGTCTGGAACTGGCCAAGGCCACGCTGGTAGCTGGGGACTACGACGGCGACCACAAGGAGGACGCTGCCATCCTGTACGCCGGTGACAACGGCAGCCGGCAGGTGTACGAGTTCCGCTCGACCGGTACTGCGTTCGCGGACAGGTCACTGGCCTGGAGCGGAGCAGTGGACGCGGTTACTGGTCCGAAGTTCAGTCTGGAGCACCGGCAGTACGAGCTGGTCAACAAGAACAGCGGGAAGTGCCTCAACGTCCATTTCGCCGATCCGAACGACGGACAGGAGTTCGTCCAGTACCAGTGCCTGCCGGTGGATCTGAACGCGCGGTTCCGGTTGATGCCGGTTCCAGGGACGGACCAGTACAGCGTGCGGCCGGCGCACACCGCGGTTGGCGACGGTCCGGTCAAGTGCCTCGACACGTTGAACGGTAGTACTGAAGACAACACGAAGATGATCCAGTACGCGTGCGGCGGTGGTACAGGTGAACCGTTCGCTTGGCAGCAGGTCACTTTCACGTATGTGGATGGGGCTGCGTACGACACTGTCGTACAGCTGAAGCTGGCGCACAGTGGGAAGTGCGTGGCGGTGGCGGATGCACGGCTGGATGACACTGCGCCGGTAGTGCAGCAGACGTGTGGCCAGAGCACCAACCAGCAGTGGATCCTGCGGCCTGCGTTCAACGCCGACCAGCTAGGTGCCGGCGGCGCAGGGCGGTACCGGACTGAGGCGGCGACCAGCAACCAGCGCGTACTGGACATCACCGACTGCCACAAGGAGCCGGGATCGCAGGTACGGATGTGGGACTGGGTGACCGGTAGTCCGTGCCAGAAGTGGAAGCTGGAGAGCCTGGGCGACGACGTGTACAAGATCATCGACCCGAACTCCGGGAACGCACTGGAGGTCCAGGGCTGTTCCAAACTGCCACGTGCGACCGTCTTCGCGTTCCCCAGCAACGCGTCGCCCTGTGAACGCTGGCGGATCGAACCGACACCGGACGGGAGCTACAGCGTGATCGCGGTGAGCTCCGGCCTTTCACTGGATGTTGCTGGATGTAGCTCGGCAGCCGGCGCGGAAGTGATCACGTGGTTCTACCACGGGGGCCCCTGCCAGCGGTGGTACTTCAAACAGCAGTAG